The following nucleotide sequence is from Myxococcales bacterium.
TGCCGCGCGCACCCAAGAGGACACCTCGTTGTTTCACGCGCCGTTTCCGCAGCCCCACCCACGCCCTTCCGACACGCCTCTCGGACGGGTGTGGAAACGATCGTCGAAACCCGCGGCGATTTGATCATGGCGTTCAGCAGCGTCCGGAGCGGGATTCCCGCTGCGCGGGCCCGGTGGGATGCACGATCGTCGGAGCTTCGCGACTCGCTTCGGCTCCGACGTCACTGAGCGCGGGCGTGCGCTCGCGGCTTTTGCCCGAGCAGCTGCACGACAGCGCTCCGCCCATTGTGACAACGGCCCTCGTGGACCTCGCGTTCGCGCTCCTCGGCGACGAGCCACTCGAGCCCGTCCAGCTCCGTTCGCAGTCCGCCGAGGTCGGCGAGCATCTCAGGGCGCTTGGGCCCTCCCGTGTCGAACGCGAGCTGCGCCGGGGTGTAGGCCTCGAGCACGAACATTCCACCCGGACTGAGCCCAGCCACGACGTCGCGGTGCACACGCTGCCGGAGCGCCGCCGGCAAGTGGCACCAGATGCTGACGATGACGGCCCACGCTCCGGGTTGGATGACGTAGTCCGCGAGATCACTCACGACGCTGGTGAGCGCGACGCCCCGCTCTCCGGCCAGTGCCGCAGCCTTGGCGAGGCCGACCTCCGAGCCATCCACGGCTGTCACGCTGCGTCCGCGCGTGGCCAAAAAGACTGCGTTGCGGCCCTCCCCCTCCGCGAGACACAACACCGGGCCGGGCGGCAGTCGATCGACGATACTCACCAGAAAATCATTGGGTTCGCTGCCGTAGGCGTAGCCGGGTTCCGCGTAGCGTTCGTTCCACATGGCGCCGCGACTCTAGCACTTTCGGGGCATGGTTCTCGGGCCGCATGCCGCTTCACTCTGGGCCACGACGGCGGCCGGCCGACCTGCTACCTAGCGGGCATGGCCATCGTGCTCCACCGATTTCCGCTCAGCCACTTCGCCGAAAAAGGGCGCGCGCTGCTCGCGTTCAAGCGGCTGGACTTTCGCATCGAAGAACATCGACTCGGACTGCCGCAGCTTGGCCTCTGGCGCTTGAGCGGGCAGCGCAAGGTGCCCGTGATCGAGGACGCGGGTCGCGTCGTTGCGGACTCGACCGAGATCGCGCTCTACCTGGAGGAGCGCTACCGCGAGCCGCGGTTGTTGCCCGAAGACGCGGCGGCGAGGCGAGCTGTGCTCGAGCTCGAAGAGCACCTCGATCGCTGGATGGGCAGCTACGCACCCGTGGTGTGGTTCGAGGAGCTCGCCCGCGAGCGGCCGGCCGAGCTCCGGCGCGTGATCGAGGCCGAGGTGTGGGGCGTGGGGCATGCGCGCATGAGTGCCGCGCTGATTCGGCCCGCAATGCGCCTGCCGAAGGCGCGCGCGATTGTGAAAAAGTCAGCCGAGCGCACCCGGACGTTGCTGCTCGAGCTGTGCGAGCGGTTGGGCAAACACGCCTACCTGTGCGGCGACAGCCCGACGCTCGCGGATGTGGCTGCTGCAGGGCTCGCGTTTCACCTCGAGTTCCCGAAGAGCCGACAGCTTGCGCTGCCCGAGCTCGCCGGAGTCGGTGTGCCCGGGTACGCCGACAATGCGGAATTCGGGCGCTTCTTCGAGTGGCGTCGGAAGTTCTACGCGGAGCATTTGAGCTGAGCTGCGGCACGAGCTAGGGAAATCCGACCGGGAGGCTTGCCTCGGCGCCCACCGGCGGCAACGGGAACCGCACGAGCTTGCCGTGCTCGAAACGCAGGAACACCCGGGACGGCCGAGCGAGGCTGTCCGGGAAGCGATAGCGGAGCTTGGTCGGCGCCCAGCCGCGAACTTCGACCACCTCGACCTCGAACCCCGCCGCGCTCACGCGCTGACCGGGCTGAAACGGATGCGCCGGCGACTCCCGGCGCGCGGCGTCGTAGCCGAAGAACGCGTCGCCGGCGTTTTCCACGCGGAGCTCGAGGGTGTCGTCGGCGATCCGCGCCACTCGCAGGGGGCAGAGGGCGCTCGAAAGCGTGCGCCAGCTCCTCGGTCGCGGGCTGCCGTTTTCTTGCCTCACGCGCACCGGGTAGTCGAGCGCGACCAGATCGCCGGGCAGATTCAGGAGCACCAGATCTTGCTGGGCGACCAGCGCGTCGTCGATCTCGGAGTCGTAGCTGGCCTGGCGAAGCCGCGCGGCCTCCGTGCTGAAGGCGCTGGATTGCGCCCGCGCGATCCGCGGTGAGATGAATACGTGGAGCACCGCCAGGGGCACCACCGAGAGAGCCAAGAGCCAAGCTCCGGGGCGGCGTCGGAGCGCGGGCTCGCGCAGTCGAAGCAGCGCGCCGCAGATCGCTGCCGACAGCACCAGGCTTCCGCCGATGCTCGGCAAGAGCAGCAGACGCACTCCCGGCACGGTTCCGGACAGTGGCACCAGGCCCAACAGCACACCGAGGGCGTAGGCGCCCATGCGGCGGGGCAGCGGCGCGGGCAGACGCCGGAGCGCGAGCGTGAGCACGACGAGCGCGATTGCCATGGGCACGAGCGCCCAGGGAAGCAGGGGCGAACGCAGCAGGAACGCGACGTAGACCGCCTCGCCGGGCAAGAGCAACAGCTCGGTCGCCAGCATCGAGGGCACACGCGTGAGCGCGCTGCCGAGGAACTCGAGCGGCGAGTCGAGAGGGCTGACGTAGATGCTGCCGCCGCCGGCGCCGTAGCGACCCAGCACGTGCACCAGGCCGTAGACACACGCCGGCACGAACACGAACGCGGCGCTCCGCAGGCGCACACGGAGCGCGTCGTCCGCGGCGACGAGCTCGTACGCGGCGACGTACGCGAGCGCGCAGATCGCGTACTCACCGCCGAGCAGCGAGAGCGAAAACGCGAAGGCCGCGAGCCAGGCATCACGGCGCGCTCCATCCTCCCGATACCGGTGGTACAGGTACAGCCCGAGCGCAGCGAAGGTCGCCGAGACCAGCGTTGCTCGATTGCACAGCCACGCAACGGGTGACACGAGGCCGACGTCGAAGGCAACGAGCGCGGTGGCCACGAGCGCCGCGGTTGGTGGCAGCAGGCGTCGAGCCAGCAGGTTGAACGAGAGCAGGAACGCGAGCAACCACGCGAGCGAATGCAGGTGCATGCCGTAGAGCGACAGCCCGAGCACCCGGTGATCGAGCCATAACAGCAGGCTCGGCAGGGGTCTGAGCAGGCTGAGCCGGAGCTCCGCCGGCATCCACCAGGGCAGGGTGCCGGCGCCGGTGAGGATGGGGAGCTCGTCGGCCCCTCGGAAGAACGAGTAGAGATCCCAGCTCGCGCGCGGGATGG
It contains:
- a CDS encoding class I SAM-dependent methyltransferase, translating into MWNERYAEPGYAYGSEPNDFLVSIVDRLPPGPVLCLAEGEGRNAVFLATRGRSVTAVDGSEVGLAKAAALAGERGVALTSVVSDLADYVIQPGAWAVIVSIWCHLPAALRQRVHRDVVAGLSPGGMFVLEAYTPAQLAFDTGGPKRPEMLADLGGLRTELDGLEWLVAEEREREVHEGRCHNGRSAVVQLLGQKPRAHARAQ
- a CDS encoding glutathione S-transferase family protein codes for the protein MAIVLHRFPLSHFAEKGRALLAFKRLDFRIEEHRLGLPQLGLWRLSGQRKVPVIEDAGRVVADSTEIALYLEERYREPRLLPEDAAARRAVLELEEHLDRWMGSYAPVVWFEELARERPAELRRVIEAEVWGVGHARMSAALIRPAMRLPKARAIVKKSAERTRTLLLELCERLGKHAYLCGDSPTLADVAAAGLAFHLEFPKSRQLALPELAGVGVPGYADNAEFGRFFEWRRKFYAEHLS